One genomic region from Fibrobacter sp. encodes:
- a CDS encoding short coiled-coil protein — protein MLKKICAPLSTLTFILFALTAMGCSDKEAEAEIARLTQENASLQKTADSLQTNLDSLNRYADSVKKSLDKLDMGI, from the coding sequence ATGCTGAAGAAAATTTGCGCACCTCTTTCGACTTTGACCTTTATTCTTTTCGCTTTAACCGCCATGGGTTGCTCTGACAAGGAAGCCGAGGCTGAAATCGCCCGCCTGACCCAGGAAAATGCCTCTCTTCAGAAAACGGCTGATTCTCTGCAGACAAATCTGGATTCCCTGAACAGGTATGCCGATTCTGTTAAGAAGTCACTAGATAAGCTGGATATGGGAATTTAG